A segment of the Nitrosopumilaceae archaeon genome:
TGTAGTGTATTGATTTCCTTCATATCCAAATAATTTGATTTTGCCTTGATAATTTTGCAATCCAAGAATAGCTCTAAACAGAGTGGTTTTACCTGCGCCATTTGGTCCAACAATACCTAGTAGATCTCCCTCTTGAACACTAAAACTGATCTTGTTTACTGCTAGAGCTCCATTATGACCTACCGAAACATTCTCCACTTCTAATGCATTCATTGACATTCTAGCGCAATTTTGAGATTATGCAGGTTTTGATACCACTTGTCTAGGTATGTCTTTCCTTCTTGTTGTTCAGTTTGATTTATGCCTTCAAGAGGGCTTAGTACCAAAACCTGTGCACCTACTTCATTAGCTAATGTATTAGCAAGTCTAGGATCAACCAAATCCTCAGAAAATATTACTTTGACATCTTTGTCTTTTGCAATTTGGACTACCTTTTGAATATCCTGTGGTGGAACATCTGCTTCCGGTGCCATTCCACTTATCCAGACATCATGTACACCATATCTATTTGTAAAATAATGATATGCATTATGAAATGATACAAAAGTATCTTTTTTACAGTTTGATAATCCAGATTTTATGCTGTTATCCAGTGCAACTAACTTTGCAATGTATGCATTTGCATTATCCTCATAATATTTAGCATTTATAGGATCTGCTTTTTCCATAGCATTTTTTATATTTGTGACTTCTTGTTCTGCAAGTATTGGATCGTTCCACACATGTGGATCCATTCCTCCCTGAGCTAGAATTTGTTTGTCGTCTTCAGCAGAATCAGCTTTCAAGAGAGTGATACCTTCCGTAGCCTTGACAAATGTCATGTTTGAAAATTCTTCAGATGACATGAAATTTGAAATGTATGCTTCCATGCCAGCACCATTATAAATGAAAAGTTTTGTTCCTTTTAATTCTTGAATCTGTTGTATACTGGGTTCCCATTCATGTGGTTCAGTTCCAATTGGAAGAAAGCTGGAAACATCGGCCTTGTCACCTGCTACATTTTTTGTAAATTCATATAATGGAAAAAATGATGCTGCTACTTTGAGCTTTTCAGGTGTTTGTATATTCAGTGCTGAGTTTTGTGTTGTTGATTGCAGAAGACTGGCATTCATTGATACAGCTATAATTGCAATTATGACAGACGCAATTATCCCGCCAATTATTACTGCACTCTTGCCTGACTTCATACAAAATCATAAATATTATTAACTTATAATCTTTTTTATATTAAAAATAACTACATATTCTCATAAAACTTAATAATTTATTCATAATAACTTTATATATAATTATTAATTAAAAATTTACATGGGAATTATCAGCATATCACTAAATGATAATATCTTGAAAGAGATGGATCAACTCCAAAAAGAGTTTGGATTTACTGGAAGATCTGAATTGATAAGAGCCGGAATAAGGATGCTTCTAACAGACAAAATAGACAAAGAAAAACAGACAGGTGATATTGGTTGTATTCTTACAGTTACACATGAGGAAGACGATGAAGAGTCTGTAACCAAAATAAAACACAGATTTGAAAACATAATTCAGACACATCTTCATTGTAAGATAAGAAACGATAAGTGTTTAGAATTGTTCATACTCAACGGTAAAGCAACAAAGGTTAATGAAATGTCACGAGAGTTCCAAGCAAGTGACAAGATGGAACATGTGAAATTAACTATTACCTGATTCCAATTCAGAAATTTAATTAATTTCATGAGGATTTCGAAATAGTTTTATGCCAATTGTAACTGTCCTTAGATCTTTTATTTTGAGTTATAAAAAATCTGTAGATATATTTTACATTGATCTCTCACTGGGAATTAGTCTGATAAACTTCCCTAGGTTTAATTCTTTGATAAATGAACCTAACAAACAAATAAAAAATAAACACTTCGCTTGTTATGAAAAAGCTTACCGGATATGGCTCATAAAATGAAATAAAGAGACCCAGCCACGTTGCCATTAGAGCAATAACTATAGAAATTATTATAACTCGCTGTGGTCGTTTTGCTAATCGTTGAGCAGTTGCCGCTGGCGTGACCATTAATGAAAAAATAAGAAGGACACCTACCACCTGAACAGCGATCGATGCTGCAATTGCAACCAAAAGCATGAAAACTATGCCAAGCAAAAGAACAGGCATTCCTTTTGCTTCTGCCACTTCCTCATCAAGTGATGCGAATAAAAGCGGTCGATATACAACCGCAATTGCAGCTAAAATTATCGAACCAGCAACAAGTGTTAGAAAGGCATCACTGCTACTAATGCCCAATATTTCTCCAAACAAGATAGAATATGCCTCAGTCGCATAACCAGTATAGAGGCTGATGAATAATACGCCCATGCCTAACATGAATGCAAGAACTATACCGATCTGAGTGTCACGATGGGCAGCACGAGGACCAAGTATGGCCATCACAAAACCGCTGGCACTTGTAGACAACAGAAGACCAAAAACAGGTCTGATTCCAAATAATACGGCTCCTGCTGCACCGGCAAAACCAATGTGAGCAAGTGCATGGGCTGCAAACGATGAACGACGTAACACAACAAAGTAACCGACAATGCCTGCTATGATTGCGACTATTGTTCCTGCTTCAAATGCATGTTGCATAAACTCGAACTGAAACATTTGTTGCAGGTCAGCAAGTAAATTAATGCTAAAGGTAGCACTATTCATGACCATGGCTGTCCTCAATACCTATAATCGCAATATTGCCCTTGGAATCATTCAGTACTTCAATTGGAACCCCGTACAAAGCTGTAAGAGACTCTGACGTCAAAACTTCTTTCGGTTTTCCGGTTGCCAGCTTGCCATTGGCAATATACACCACTTTATCGAGAAATGGTAAAAGAGGATTAATGTTATGAGCTATCAGTAATGCTGTTACATTACGCGATCTAACCACGTTATTGACAAGCTGCAACAATTCTTTCTCGCGCCTCATGTCAAGATTCGACAATGGTTCATCAAGCAATAATATATCAGGATTGCTTACTAATGCCTCTGCTAGAAATATCCTCTGTAGTTCTCCACCTGACAATGTACTGAGGGAACGATGTGCCAACTCTCTCGCTCCAACAGCTTCCAGCGCATCAAAAGCAGCTTTGCGGTCTTTTTGGGAAAAAAGGTTAAAACCCCACTGCTTGCCGGAAAAACCTAGTCGCACTAATTCGAGAGATTCAATATTAGTTTCGCTGTCAATTGTGTGACGCTGGGGCACATAACCAATCTGTGTATTTCCACGCTTAGGAGGGGCATTGAATATTTTGATAGTGCCGTTAACTGGTTGCTGTAATCCGAGTAGTAAACGAAATAGAGTTGTCTTACCTGCTCCGTTAGGACCAATAATTGCCACAAACTCACCGCGATCAATGTCAAAACTGGCGTCACTCCAGACGGTCTTATCTTGATAACCAGCTACTGCATGTTCAGCTGTAATGATCTTGGAATGTGATGTGCTCATCCGTCATTTTCCAAGGGCTTGTGCATTAAGTGCGTTTTGAAGAGAGAGCAATTCTCCATTCATCCAATCTTGGAATGTAACATCTGATGGCTGTATTGTTTCTGTTACACCAACAATCGGAATACCTTCTTTAGCGGCAAGTGCCTTGATACTTTGCGTGAGCGGTGTTACGGTTTGTTCATTGTAGACCAACACGGTCACATTTCCACCCTGGCCTTGAAGCAGCTGCTGAAATTGTACAACACTCTGTGCCGGCGGATCGTTTCCTTCAGCAACAGCTTTCATAAATTCAGGAGGAGATACGAGGTCAAGACCCGCAGCGTTTGCAAGATACTCAAAGATGTTCTCTGTAGATGCTACTTGTGTACCATGGAATTGCTGCTTGATCTCGTTGATTCTATTGTTATAGTGTCCAAGTGATGCATTCAAGTTAGCATACTGCTGTGTATAATATGCGGCATTTGTTGGATCGATAGAAACAAGATCTGAGTACATCTTATTCAGAGTTTCATTCACATAAGTAGGACCATACCAAAAATGTGGATTATCGCCCTGTTTTTTTCCAAGAAGATCTGCAACGTTCAAAACTTTTTGATTTGGATTATTACTTGCCGAAATAATTTTTAGAGCCCAGTCATCATATCCGGCTCCGTTGACAATGACAAAATCAGCAGTTGAAATTGCTCTTGCATTAGCGGCGTTGCTTGAGTATTCATGAGGATCAGCATTAGGATCTGAAACAATGCTCAACACTTGGACATGTGTTCCGCCAAGCTGAGATATTAAACTGCCCCAAAAATTTTCAGCTGCAACTATTTGTATCGTTGATGTTGAACTCGGACTGACAGGTGGTATTGTACTTTGCGTGTTTTGTTGTTGGAAAATATTAGTACTTGTCAAAACAACAGCAGCTATAAGGATTGCAGCTGCAATTACCCCACCTATTACTCCTATTTTTTGTCCAGATTTCACTTTAGAGGATAGTATGTTATTAACATATAATCATTTTGTTATTAAAATTAAATCAATAAATTGTTATGATTTAATAATTTAAGCATATTATCTTTATATACAATTAATAATTATCAGGAATTAGTCAGTCTAATTGTAAAATGCCTAAAATATGTACATCAACATATTCGAGGATAGTAATCAGGGTCTTTTATAAAAAATGAATAAAAATAAAAAAACATACATTATTTTTTTACATGATAAAGCAGTACATTTCACAAGCATCGGAAATCACAAAAAAGCGATTCAACAATATAATAAAATTCTAAAAATAGACCCAAATGATTTTGAATCTCTAGTTAACAAAGCAACTACATTATCTGAATTAGGAAAATTTCAAGATGCCTTAAAATATTATGACATGGCAGAAAAAATAAATCCTTGCGACTTTGATGTTCTTTACAACAAAGCAACAACTTTGTATGATGCTGGAATTTACCTTGATGCTATTTCATACTTTAACAAGGCATTAAAAGTAAAACCCCAAAGCATAGTAGCTCTATGCAACAAGGCTAATGCATTAACTGCACTCGGAAAACATGATGAGTCTATAAATACATACGATAAGGCCTTGAGAATTTCTCCAGATGATCCAATAATTCTAAACAATAAAGGAATTGTATACGCTGGACAAAAAAATCACAAAAAAGCCATTTTCTGTTTTGACAAAGCATCTAGGATAAAACCTAATGATGTTGATTCGCTTTGCAATAAAGGAAATTCCTTATCAGAATTACAGAAATATCGAGAAGCAACCGACTGTTTTAAAAAAGCTCTTAAAATCAATCCTGAAGATTTTGATGCATCTATGCGATTAGGAATGACTCTTAATGAAATAAACAAGCCAAAAAAAGCCATACCTTATTTTAACAAAGTTCTAAAACATGATCCAAAGAATACAGATGTTATCATAAACAAGGGAATTTCTTATCACATTTTAGGCAGATACATAAAGGCACTTGAATATTTTGACAAGGCATTAAAATATGATAATCATGATGCAAATGCACTTTATCACAAAGCCCGTAGCCTTGCAATACAGGAAAATGATAAAGAAACATTAGATGTTTTAAAATTAGCATTTGACGAATATGAGAAACATCATGAACATAATGACAAAGAAGAAGAAATTTTTAAAGATCGAGTCAGAAAGGACAAATCATTTCTTAGGCTATTCAACAACACTACATTTCAAAAACTTGTCAAATAATTATCTGCAAAATTGTACTGCTATTTTGTATTTTGTAATATTATATTGGAGATAAGTTAAAGTTTCTTGATGCAATGTAAAAAAAATTATATTATTGATTTAAGATTTTCACAAAATCTGCTATAGATTTATGATATGAAAATTCCTCTAGTTGTTTGTTGATTTTTTCTACAATAACATTATGAGCATTACCATACAAATCCTTTAGTATTTCACTAAGGTATTCAGGATGATCAAAGCAATCTGGAAGATAACATTGATATTTTTTATGTAGATCATGAACAACCTTATCATATGTTTCTTTTCCAATTTCAAGCAAGGTTGTTTCTATAACAAGACTGACTAATGCCTTTTTTACTAGATCATTATCATATGTCAACTTCTAATACAACCCATTGTCAATTTTTGACCTGTTAAAGTTTACTTGTAACATATTTCCTTAAATTTTAATGAATTAAAATCCATTTTCATTTAAAATAAGGGCAAGAAGTGCAGCACGTGTATCTTTACCATATTCAGCCTGTTTGAAGTATTTTGCTTGTTTTGTAGAATCCAAATCATGTGAAATCTCATCTAGACGTGGTAATGGATGCATTATTATGACATCGTCTTTCATTTTCTTTAACATATCAGGCACAATCTTGTAGCTACCCTTAACTTTGGCATATTCTTCAGCATCAGCAAATCTTTCTTTTTGTATTCTTGTAACATAAAGAACATCAAATTCATCTAGATTTTCTTCTAGATCTGTTGATTCTTTGTAAGGCAATCGTTTTTTAATTTCATAAGTAGAATCAGCACGAATTTTTAATGCTGTTGGGGAAATAAGATGTACATCAACTTTGTAGTTACCAAGTGCATAGAGTAATGAATATACTGTTCTGCCATATTTTAGATCGCCAACAATTCCTATTTTCAGACCGTCAATTCGTTTTTTCTCTTTCCAAATTGTATAAAGATCCAATATTGCTTGAGTAGGATGTTCTTCTGTTCCACTTCCTGCGTTTATCATTGGTTTTTCTGAAACTTCTGCTGCAAACCTACTAGATCCATCAAGCTGATGTCGCAGTACAAGAACATCAGAATAAAGTGACATTATCTTTACAGTATCAGCAAGGCTCTCACCTTTCTTGGTGGAAGAAGATGAAGCATCAGCTATGCCTATTGATGTACCACCTAATGATGCCATTGCAGCTTCAAAGCTTAATCTAGTTCTGGTACTTGGTTCAAAGAAAAGATATCCCAAGGTTTTTCCTCTAGCAAGTTCGCGACGCTCACTTGGATTCATTTTAATTATTTTATCAGTAGCATCAAAGATTGTCTCAAATTTTTTCTTGTCAAAATCACGGATTGAGACAATATCTTTTTGGAAAAAAGAATTGCTCATTCTCGTTCAATAATATATATGAGTACTATACAAAGTATTCCAATGTCAGAGTCTGATCTTATAGTAAGACGAATCAAGAATGGTACTGTAATTGATCACATTGAGGCAGGAAAGGGTCTCAAAGTTCTAAATGCACTTGAGATAGATGGAAAGGACGGCAATGTCATTACACTAGCACTAAATGTTCCTAGCTCAAAGGTTGCAAAAAAAGACATCATAAAAGTTGAGAATAGATTTCTAAAAGATGGTGATACCAACAAGCTTGCACTGATTGCACCAAAAGCTACTGTAAATATCATCAAAGACTACAAACTGGTCGAAAAAAGGCGAGTAACTCTTCCAAATGAGATTGAGCGAATATTCAGATGTTCAAATCCAGATTGTATAACAAATAGTGGCGAAGACATTGAGCCTATAATGGATGTAGTTGATAAAACTGGTCTTGTTCTTAGATGCAGATATTGCACAAGAACTCTAGATGTAAACGAATTAAAATATTATTAATTAATTCAAAATATAGAATTATTTTTTGACTTTGGTTTTTTCTTTTATTTCTAATTCGTATTGATCATAAGTAAACTTGCGAGTAGTTCCAAATGGTCTAAATGCTCTACCGTTTCCATGATAAAATTTGGAGAAAAATTCCACATAAACTAATCTTGCTCCCTGAATGCCAGGCTCAAAAACTCCAATTATTATATTGAATATGTGACCAATAAAGAGAATCATTGTTCCAAGAACAATAAACGGTATTGAGTGATGTAGTGTTTTTATGAAAATGAAATCAATTACATCAGCTAGTATTACTGAAGCTAGTAAAATTCCAACAATTCTTGTGTAAGAAAGTATGTGACTGACTATGGACGGTAACTCCATAATAGCTCTTGGACCTTCTCCAACAAACATTAAACCAATTCCACCCAAAAGTAATCCTACGTAACCAATTCCCTCTACATGGTGAATTGGATTGATGTGTCCATGATGCATTAATGCCAATCCTGTCATCACAACACCCCAGCCAAATACCAACCAGCCAACTTTACCAATGGCATGTTTCTTTTCACCCTCTCTTAGACTATTGAGAATTCCAAGAATTAGGCCAAATGTCACCATGCCTAGACCGATATATCCACTGATTAGCAAAAGTCTACGTAATCCTATAATTGGATTAAAGATTGCCCCACTGGCAGGAAGAATTTGCATACCAAGTGCCGTATTTATATAATTAAACAGATAGCCATTGAGATGAAATCCAAAGTACAAATTGAATGTGAATCCTAAAATAATTCCAATAATAGCACCCGGAGTCATTGCCTTTGCCAATTTGACCATCTGTCTGGGTTTCAATATAGTAAGTGCAAACTTTCTCAAAGGCTTTGGCATGATGTTAAGATTACGTTTTCCACCCTCTACTCTTCTGATTACCCATCTGCAAACAAGGAGGATAAAAAGACAATAGCCTGCATCCCCTACCATCATGCCATAAAAAACCGGAAATATAAGACCGAAAATTAACGTAGGATCAAATTCTTTGCCTTGCGGTAAAGAATAGAATCTAATAAAAGCTTCAAACAACTTGAATCTTTTTGGATTTGCAAATAGTGTTGGTGGATTTGCTTCAGTCTCTAATTCATAAACAATTGTTCCTATGGCATGTTTGTCTAGATTAGCTTTAACTGATTCTAGTTTTGATTTTGGAATCCATCCTTCTAGAGCAAAAGATTCAGATGTTACTCCTAGATTGTCAATGACTTCAAGTTTTCTGTTTTCTATTTCAAGTTGCTCTTCTATACAGACAATATTTGCATAGTGTTCTTTTGAAATCTCGCCTAGTTGTATATCAATTTCTTTTAATTTTTGATTCAATTCATTGAGAACAGTTCCTAATGATTGTTTTAATTGAACCGCTGTTCCATTGAGTTTTGGTACAGCTTCAAGTTTGACATTATACTCTTGAACAGCAGTAGCAAGGGCATGAGGAGGAAAGTTAGGAAATGTAATAAGAACAATGCGGGTAATTTCTTTTTCTTCTTTAGAATAAAGAAAAACATCTAGATTATTTGCTTCTAATGCTTTCTTAAAAGATGGAAATTGTTTTGAATCTAAACGACCAAAGTAAGAGTGTCCTAATACTAACTGGAGCACATTGAAATCTTCTGGGAAAAATGAAAACTCTTCAACAAGTTTCCTGTTATTTTCAGTCTCATTTATCTTAGTTAGGAGATTTTCTTTTTCTCTTTCTAGTGAAGCTATTTTGGAATCTAAATCGATTGATTTTGCCGCTTGCATCAAGTTGTCAATTGTTGGAAAACGTTGACAACTTGAAACTGGATTAGGAGGTAGAATTGTTTTGAATGCTTTAACTCTAAGGAGTTGATCTGAGACTTGTCTGTAAAGGTCATTATCACGTTCATTTTTGAGCATAGAAGCTACGTCTTTAGATAATGGTTCCAATTGTACTATGCCCATATCATGTAAAACAGAAATTACAACTTGTCTATCTTTTCTTAAACCAAGTACTGCCATCATAGTCATTGGGACAGGCTTGAGTACCATTATTCTACACCTTTTAATAAAATATCTAGAATTCCATGAATAGTTTTTTCGTCTATTTGTGATGATATGGTTTTTGATTTTATTTTTGCTTCTTCAATAATTTTTTTTACTTCAATTTCAGCATTTTTTCTTGCTTGATCAATACTTGTTTCAACTAATTTTTCTCCTTGTACCTTTGCTGCTGCAATAGCCTTGTCAGCATCAATTTGAAAAGATTTGATATCTTCTGCTACTTTTTTCTTAAAATTTTGAACTTCTGCCCATGCTTTTTCTTCGCCTTCCTTAATTTGTTTAAGAGAATGAACGTATTTTTCTTGAGTTGACATGTTATACTCCTAAGAAATGCTTTCCTGCATACAGTACTATAGTAATTGTTCCAAGGATATTTCCAATTTTAAATGCCCTCATAATCAAATAGAATTTTCTTTGTTGTGGATTTGCAAAATTAACTGGCAAGTATTTCTTTCTCCCTTTGAATATTTTCTTGTTCTCTTTCACCCATCTTGCGTTTTACTGTCTTTAACATGATGAATGTATCACGTTCCATCTCAGCTAGTCTGAATATGATGAATTTAACAGCACCCTGCAATCTTGGAATGAAAACGTTTTCTATTGCATTAGATTTTCGTTTTGTCTTTTCAATCTCATATAGAAGCTTTCGTAATGTGGTTTCTTTTTCTGCAACGTCAAGCACCATTTTGTGAACATTTTGAAATGCCTTTATTGCTTCATTAATTGAAGGAGGAAGTTCCAATATATGCTCAATGATGGCAGTATTACTTTTTCCACCTTGTAATTTTGGTATACTAACTCCCATTACATTTTTTACTTGAATTTGCAATTTACTTATTTGTGGAATCTTCATTGCTTCATTTTCTAGTCTCATCGTGCCTGCAAGCATCTCTGCTAATCTGATACTTTGGTAGCCTTTTACCAATTCAGATTGTAAACCACTTCTTAAGGCAGCAGCAGTTTTGCTTGCATTAAAAAATTCCAGAATTAATGCTTGACGTTTTAGTTTCAGTAACTTTAATCCTTTTTTAGCAACAACAATTCTTCGCTTGGTACGAATGTATTCAAGACGAGTTGGACGAATGTTAATTACTGATGGCAAAGTCTATGCACCACCCTTTGTGGTTCTTTTCCCGTACTTTGCAATAAATTCTGGTTTAATACGATTCATTTCTGAGTCAGATAGTTCGCTAAGTAATTCCCAGCCGATGTCTAGAGTTTGTTCAATTGAACGGTTTTCATCCATTCCTTGATTGACAAATTTTCTCTCAAAGTTGTTAGCAACCTTTAGGAATTTCTTATCTAAATCACTTAGAGCTTCCTCACCAACTATAGCTGCAAGCGATCTTGCATCTTTACCTTGTGCATATGCTGCATAAAGTTGGTCTGCTAGACCTCGATGATCTTCTCTTGTATTTCCTTTTCCAATACCTTGATTCATCAAACGTGAAAGACTTGTTAAGACATCTACTGGTGGATGAATGTCTGCCCTATGCAAATCTCTACTCATTACTATCTGACCTTCCGTAATGTAACCAGTAAGATCTGGTATAGGATGTGTAATATCATCAGCTGGCATCGTAAGTATAGGAATTTGTGTTACGGAACCATGTCGTCCCTTTATCTTTCCAGCTCTTTCATAAAGAGAGGATAGGTCCGTATACATGTATCCTGGATATCCTCTTCTTCCTGGAACTTCTTCACGTGCTGCAGCAATTTCTCTTAATGCTTCACAATAGTTTGTCATATCGGTAATAATTACAAGAACATGCATGTCTCGCTCATAAGCAAGAAATTCTGCTGTTGTTAAAGCAAGTCTAGGAGTAAGTATACGTTCCATCGAAGGATCAGATGACAGATTCAAAAACAGTGCAGTTCTTCCAAGAGCTCCACTTTCTTCAAATTGTTTTATGAAAAAATTTGATTCTTCACTTGTAATTCCTATTGCAGCAAACACAACGGAAAAGTTTTCAGAACCACCAAGAACTTTGGCCTGTCTTGCAATCTGTGCAGCAAGTAAATTATGTGGAAGACCAGAGCCAGAAAATATTGGAAGCTTTTGACCTCTTACAAGAGTATTCATTCCATCAATGTTTGACATTCCTGTTTGGATGAATTCTGAAGGTTCCTCCCTGGCGTATGGGTTGATACCAGAACCTACAAGATCAACTTTTTGTTTAGATACTATTTTTGGTCCATTATCTCTAGGATTTCCTAATCCATCAAATACTCTTCCAAGCATTTCATCAGAAACTGACATCATAGCAGTCTCACCAGTGAATTTTGTTGAAGTTCCAGATGTGGTCATGCCAAGTGTTGGACCAAAGACCTGAACCACAGCCAAACCTTGTCTAGTATCAAGGACTTGTCCTTGTCGTCGCTCACCGTTGGGAAGTTTTATCTCAACCATTTCGCCATAAGCTGCATTATCTACGCCTTCTACAAATATCAGTGGACCTGCAATTTTTGATAGTGTCTTGAATGCTACACCAGACATCTATGTAGTCACCTCAATCATTAGAGTATTGAATTCTTTTTCCATAGTAGTCATTGTATTCTTAACCAGCTGTTCTACTTCATCTTCTTTAGTCCATTTTATTCTTGAAATCATTTTTCTTGATTCTAGCGCACCAATCTTTGATGATGTTGCACCTTTCTTTATTGCATCACTTTCTTTTCTACCAAAATCTAAAATTGTTCTAAGTAAAAGATATTGTTTTTTAATTGATGTATAAGTATCGACTTCATCATAAGCACTTTGTTGTAGATAATCTTCTCTAATGGATCGTGCAGTATCCAAAACTCCTTTTTCTGGTTCTGGTAATGCATCATAGCCTACTAATTGAACAATTTCTTGTAATTCTGATTCTCTTTGTAAAGTTTCTAGGGCTTCTTTTCTTAGTGCAACCCAATCTACTGCAACATTA
Coding sequences within it:
- a CDS encoding zinc ABC transporter substrate-binding protein, which translates into the protein MKSGQKIGVIGGVIAAAILIAAVVLTSTNIFQQQNTQSTIPPVSPSSTSTIQIVAAENFWGSLISQLGGTHVQVLSIVSDPNADPHEYSSNAANARAISTADFVIVNGAGYDDWALKIISASNNPNQKVLNVADLLGKKQGDNPHFWYGPTYVNETLNKMYSDLVSIDPTNAAYYTQQYANLNASLGHYNNRINEIKQQFHGTQVASTENIFEYLANAAGLDLVSPPEFMKAVAEGNDPPAQSVVQFQQLLQGQGGNVTVLVYNEQTVTPLTQSIKALAAKEGIPIVGVTETIQPSDVTFQDWMNGELLSLQNALNAQALGK
- a CDS encoding metal ABC transporter permease, with amino-acid sequence MVMNSATFSINLLADLQQMFQFEFMQHAFEAGTIVAIIAGIVGYFVVLRRSSFAAHALAHIGFAGAAGAVLFGIRPVFGLLLSTSASGFVMAILGPRAAHRDTQIGIVLAFMLGMGVLFISLYTGYATEAYSILFGEILGISSSDAFLTLVAGSIILAAIAVVYRPLLFASLDEEVAEAKGMPVLLLGIVFMLLVAIAASIAVQVVGVLLIFSLMVTPAATAQRLAKRPQRVIIISIVIALMATWLGLFISFYEPYPVSFFITSEVFIFYLFVRFIYQRIKPREVYQTNSQ
- a CDS encoding V-type ATPase 116kDa subunit family protein, which gives rise to MVLKPVPMTMMAVLGLRKDRQVVISVLHDMGIVQLEPLSKDVASMLKNERDNDLYRQVSDQLLRVKAFKTILPPNPVSSCQRFPTIDNLMQAAKSIDLDSKIASLEREKENLLTKINETENNRKLVEEFSFFPEDFNVLQLVLGHSYFGRLDSKQFPSFKKALEANNLDVFLYSKEEKEITRIVLITFPNFPPHALATAVQEYNVKLEAVPKLNGTAVQLKQSLGTVLNELNQKLKEIDIQLGEISKEHYANIVCIEEQLEIENRKLEVIDNLGVTSESFALEGWIPKSKLESVKANLDKHAIGTIVYELETEANPPTLFANPKRFKLFEAFIRFYSLPQGKEFDPTLIFGLIFPVFYGMMVGDAGYCLFILLVCRWVIRRVEGGKRNLNIMPKPLRKFALTILKPRQMVKLAKAMTPGAIIGIILGFTFNLYFGFHLNGYLFNYINTALGMQILPASGAIFNPIIGLRRLLLISGYIGLGMVTFGLILGILNSLREGEKKHAIGKVGWLVFGWGVVMTGLALMHHGHINPIHHVEGIGYVGLLLGGIGLMFVGEGPRAIMELPSIVSHILSYTRIVGILLASVILADVIDFIFIKTLHHSIPFIVLGTMILFIGHIFNIIIGVFEPGIQGARLVYVEFFSKFYHGNGRAFRPFGTTRKFTYDQYELEIKEKTKVKK
- the pyrI gene encoding aspartate carbamoyltransferase regulatory subunit, yielding MSESDLIVRRIKNGTVIDHIEAGKGLKVLNALEIDGKDGNVITLALNVPSSKVAKKDIIKVENRFLKDGDTNKLALIAPKATVNIIKDYKLVEKRRVTLPNEIERIFRCSNPDCITNSGEDIEPIMDVVDKTGLVLRCRYCTRTLDVNELKYY
- a CDS encoding zinc ABC transporter substrate-binding protein; translation: MKSGKSAVIIGGIIASVIIAIIAVSMNASLLQSTTQNSALNIQTPEKLKVAASFFPLYEFTKNVAGDKADVSSFLPIGTEPHEWEPSIQQIQELKGTKLFIYNGAGMEAYISNFMSSEEFSNMTFVKATEGITLLKADSAEDDKQILAQGGMDPHVWNDPILAEQEVTNIKNAMEKADPINAKYYEDNANAYIAKLVALDNSIKSGLSNCKKDTFVSFHNAYHYFTNRYGVHDVWISGMAPEADVPPQDIQKVVQIAKDKDVKVIFSEDLVDPRLANTLANEVGAQVLVLSPLEGINQTEQQEGKTYLDKWYQNLHNLKIALECQ
- a CDS encoding tetratricopeptide repeat protein, which translates into the protein MNKNKKTYIIFLHDKAVHFTSIGNHKKAIQQYNKILKIDPNDFESLVNKATTLSELGKFQDALKYYDMAEKINPCDFDVLYNKATTLYDAGIYLDAISYFNKALKVKPQSIVALCNKANALTALGKHDESINTYDKALRISPDDPIILNNKGIVYAGQKNHKKAIFCFDKASRIKPNDVDSLCNKGNSLSELQKYREATDCFKKALKINPEDFDASMRLGMTLNEINKPKKAIPYFNKVLKHDPKNTDVIINKGISYHILGRYIKALEYFDKALKYDNHDANALYHKARSLAIQENDKETLDVLKLAFDEYEKHHEHNDKEEEIFKDRVRKDKSFLRLFNNTTFQKLVK
- a CDS encoding CopG family ribbon-helix-helix protein, with protein sequence MGIISISLNDNILKEMDQLQKEFGFTGRSELIRAGIRMLLTDKIDKEKQTGDIGCILTVTHEEDDEESVTKIKHRFENIIQTHLHCKIRNDKCLELFILNGKATKVNEMSREFQASDKMEHVKLTIT
- a CDS encoding ABC transporter ATP-binding protein yields the protein MSTSHSKIITAEHAVAGYQDKTVWSDASFDIDRGEFVAIIGPNGAGKTTLFRLLLGLQQPVNGTIKIFNAPPKRGNTQIGYVPQRHTIDSETNIESLELVRLGFSGKQWGFNLFSQKDRKAAFDALEAVGARELAHRSLSTLSGGELQRIFLAEALVSNPDILLLDEPLSNLDMRREKELLQLVNNVVRSRNVTALLIAHNINPLLPFLDKVVYIANGKLATGKPKEVLTSESLTALYGVPIEVLNDSKGNIAIIGIEDSHGHE
- the pyrB gene encoding aspartate carbamoyltransferase — its product is MSNSFFQKDIVSIRDFDKKKFETIFDATDKIIKMNPSERRELARGKTLGYLFFEPSTRTRLSFEAAMASLGGTSIGIADASSSSTKKGESLADTVKIMSLYSDVLVLRHQLDGSSRFAAEVSEKPMINAGSGTEEHPTQAILDLYTIWKEKKRIDGLKIGIVGDLKYGRTVYSLLYALGNYKVDVHLISPTALKIRADSTYEIKKRLPYKESTDLEENLDEFDVLYVTRIQKERFADAEEYAKVKGSYKIVPDMLKKMKDDVIIMHPLPRLDEISHDLDSTKQAKYFKQAEYGKDTRAALLALILNENGF